The DNA region TATAGAAGCCGCTTTTTGATCCTGGATAATGCCTAGTCCGTTGTCACCTACGCCCCAGCTTGTTTTTTTACCGTAAAACTCCTTGGTTTTTGAATTGGTCAGAATTCCACCACCGGAAATGTTCAGTGTTAATCCCGGAATAAATTTGTAATTCAGATAGCCACTAATGTTATTTTGTACGGTAGCTGCAGATTTATAAGCATCGTCAATCATGGTTAGCGGAGAGATGTAGGCGCCAGCCCTGTCCCAGAGTGGATCGTAAAATTCTATGGGTTTGGAAATGACAAGGTTTTGGACAATACCGTTGAATAGCCCGTCACCACCACCGCTTTGACTGGCTCCATCTTGCCCGGTTTGTGATAAACTGATGTTTAAGCCAATTTTGAGTTTAGTATTGAAATCCTGATCGACCTTTAATCTGGCTGAATATCTTTTAAAGTCGTTGTTTCTGACAATCGCGCCCTGATCAAGATAACCAATGCCACCGGCATAGGAGGTATTATCTTTTTTGACACTAAAAGAAACATTGTGATTTTGCGAAACACCAGTTTGCAAAGTTTCGTCTTGCCAATCGTGTTTTTCCAGCTCGCTTAAGTCCACTGGTTCATCAAGCTCATTGTACAATCCATCTTTATTGGTGTCTTTATAAAATAAAATGGTATTCGGGCTAACAATGCGGCGATAATCCAGATATTCATCCGGGCTAAGCACCCCTAGTTTTTTTGTAGCATTAGAGAAGCTCATGTATCCATCATAGTCAATTTTCGGGGCACCCAATTTTCCGGTTTTTGTAGTAATGATCACAACACCATTGGCACCTCTTGATCCATAAATGGCGGTAGAAGACGCATCTTTAAGCACATCTACAGATTCTATGTCGTTTGGATTCAGGCTGGACAGCGGATTCGCAGATGTTTTATTACCTATACTTGCCGTACCCACCTCGTTGGCATTGGCATCATAAGGAACTCCGTCAATCACAAACAGGGGGCTGGTGCTACCATAAATGGTGTTTGCACCGCGTATGGAAATATTCATTGCCGCACCAGGCTCGCCAGAGCTGGAAGTGATTTGTATGCCTGCCATTTTACCCTGTATCGCTTCCTGGAAAGAAGTTACTTTACTTTTAGAAATTTCATCGGCTTTAATGCTGGAAACAGAACCGGTCAGGTCTTTTTTATTTACAGTCCCATAACCAATTACCACCAGATCGTCCAATGATTTTACCTCTTCCATTAAAATCACATCTATTACTTTCTGGCTACCAACTAATAGTTCTTTTACATTATATCCTATAGATGTAAATACCAGAATGCTTGTTGGCTCAGGCGCATCGATAGTGTACTTACCATCCATATCTGTGGAAGTCCCTTTATTGCTGCCTTTAATCCGGATGCTGACTCCAGGAATGGGACTTCCTTTTGAATCGGTCACTTTTCCTGTAACCCTTGTTATCATAATTGGGACCGGTGCATTTAGTTTCCTACGGACTACAATGGTGTTCATCGAAATGATGTAATCCAGATCAAGGTCTCTCAAACATCTATTGAGCAGTGTTTCAATAGATACATCTTTTACTGTCAGACTAAATGGCTTTGTTGCTTTTATAATTTTGGAATCATAAACGACGGTAAAGCTTGTTTGTTTTTCGATCAATTGAAATACTTCTTTTAAAGAAGTATTTTGCTTATTGATAGAGATGTTTTGAGCCCTGGTACTGGCCCCGACTTGTAAAAATACGGCTGTTAGTAAAACAAACGTGAGTTTCATAGTTAAAATGAATTTGGAAGGAATAGAGAAATTCCTCCTGCACTTTAATGCAGCATAAATTTTATACATTTGGTTAGTGGTTAATTAATATTCGGTTTTTAGAAGAATTGTCGTTTTTTAACCCATAGCTTTTGAAAAAAAGCTTCAGTCGGGGGCGTGTGAGAAACGCTCCTGACTTTTTTATTGGCTCGTTGGAATAGTAGAACTATTGTGTCACAATGATCCTCCTTCCCTCGAGCTTAAAATGGACTGACCCTGTAAGTTCCAGTGGTTTCAGGACATCCAAAATATTTTCATAACGTGAAATTTTTCCACCAAATTCTCCTCCGGGAATAGATTCTTTGTAAACAACCTCAACATCATACCAACGTGCGATCTTACGCATTACACTTTCAATCCCTTCATCCTGGAAAAGGAAATAGCCATTTTTCCAGGCCAGATCCTCATCCGGTTTGGATTCGTTAATGTCAATTGCACTTTGGTTCTTGTAAGTAACCGCTTGTTGCCCCGGTTTAATCGTCTTTGTTGCTGTATTTGTATTAACCTGAACCGATCCCTCAAATAAAGTGGTTTTTAGCAGGGGTTCGTCCTCATAGGCCATCACATTGAAATGTGTACCGAGCACTTTAATTTCAGTCCCGTTTGCGCTTACTTTAAACGGTTTCTTTTTGTTTTTTGCAATTTCGAAATAAGCTTCCCCCTTAAGCACGACATTTCTTTGGGTGGCAGAGAAGACTGTTGGGAATGTGAGTGACGAATTAGCATTTAAAAATACTTTACTGCCGTCTGCCAGAATAATTTCGTACTGCCCACCTTTAGGTGTTGTAAATACATTGTAACTTGAAGCTAATCTGGCATCAGTACTGTCTGCGATTACCTGATAGATAATTTGCCCATGGCTATTCTTTTTGATCTGGATATTTCCATAATTGGTTAAGCTGGGTTCAGCAGAATTGTTCAGGTTTATTGTAGAACCATTTGCGAGCCTTAATGTTGCTTTGTTGGTACCTGGCTTGATATGATATTTTACCGGCTTGGCTAATGCGGTAAACTGATCAAGAGCTTGGCTACCATTGAAACTGTAAAATGCAATACACAATAATACAACTGCAGCTACTGCTGCTGCCAAGGGTTGCCAAAGCCGGTTTTTTTTCGATTTAGGGAAGTCTTGCGAAGCCATGATTTGCGCATAGATCTTTTCCTGATCAATTGGGGGAACCTCGTCCTGATCGTTGAGGCCGTTCCAGAGATTCCGTAAACTCAGTTTAAGATCTTCGGTTGACTCATTTTGGCCAATTAAACTCATTAATTCCAGGAGTTCTTTTTTTGAACATTGGTTTAAGGCATATTGGTTCAATAAATATTCTAAGCGGGAAAAATTCATTTGGTTAGCTTGCTTATCTACATGACGAAGCAAAGTTGAAATCGTACTGCCTGTTTTTTATTTTTTTTAATCAAGCAGGTTGATCAGCATAACCAATAATAAAAAGCTTCTGCCTGATTCTGGATCTACCTGCTTTTTTAAATGTTTAAGCGTTTCGGAAAGGTGATTTTTTATGGTGCTTTTTGAAAGCTGCATTTCCGCGGCTATCTCGTCGTAGCTGTAGCCCTCTTCTTTGCTCATTCTGAAAATCTTTCTTTTTTGATCAGAAAGTTGTGCCAAAGACTGTTCAATCAGATTTTTGAGGGCGGTCGCATCGAGTTTTTCTTCAATCTCATTATGAGATTCCTGGATTTGAGTAGTTAATTCTGTAATCAGGCTGCTATCTTTTGCTAGTTTACGTAAATAATCAATGGCCTTATTTCGCGCCATTGCGAAAAGGTAGGCTTCAAAAGATTCGATATGATTTAGGGAGGATTTGTTTTTCCAGATTTTCAGGAATACATCATTAACCATTTCTTCCGTAGCATCGTTCGACTTACACAATTTGTATAAGTAAGCAGATAGCTTTTTGAAGTAAGCATCGTAAATGGTTTTGAAAGCAATTTCATTTCCACTGGCGATTGCCTCCAAAAGCTCCTTTTCATTTGGTTTTTTTTTGATATGCAATTGATCCCCGATTTGATAGCTAAACTAACAAAAATTGATTAAAACAATCTTTTATTTGAATTTTTTTAGTTATGAAACGGGAAACTTAAGCCAGAAGAGGGAATCTAACCGCCCGGTATTTACCATTTTTTATTAAATCGAGAATTTTACTCTACTAGAGATATTTATTTAGTTCGACTCTTTTTAACTTAACCTTCTCTAATATTAAATTTTAGTCACCCTTTGTTCATATAACAGAGCGGCATTCAGATTGCATAAAAGATCTAACCCACATGCAACGGCACACTGCTTACTGCTATGACTTTCCAGCTCCCGTTAAACGACTTCCAGATCCTGGTGAATTTCAACTTGCTATCAAATGGCTGGTTCAAATAACTCCCGCTGATATCTTTGTTGACCACGACCACGCAGGTATCTCCGAACAACTGCAACTGACGGTCTGAGGCCACTAACCCGGTAATTTTTAAATCCCCGGTGATGTGTGGGCTCAGATCTTCCTTTTTGGAGAGGGTCATCCCCAGATGGTTAACAAATACCAACTGATCGTGAAGCATCTGATCCAGTACTTCCACATCGCTGCTTAAGATAGCAGCAACAATTTGTTCTTCTAACTTTAAGATTTCGCGCTCCATAGTTGTTTTTTATTTTGCTAAGATATCAAAATTTAAAGTTACCCATTTTGATCACCTCTTGCTTATTTTATACAGCTTGCCACTATCAGTACCTGCGTAAAGGTTACCGTCTTTACCAATGGCCATGCAGCGCCAGCGTTCCTGCCTGCTCTCCAGCAAACGCTCCTCGCCTAAAACTTTATTGTTCCTGATAACCAAACGGGCAATATGCACACCACCCAGGCCGCCTATTAAAATATTATTTTTCCACTCAGCAATGTTGCCCGTGTAAAATATCATACAACCCGGCGAAATGCTGGGATCCCAATAATAAACCGGCTGTATGGTACCTTTTTTTTGCTGTATACCTTCATACACTTTCTCACCACTATACTCAATACCATAAGTTACCACAGGCCAGCCGTAGTTCCCTCCAGGCTTGATCAGGTTAAGCTCATCTCCACCACGCGGACCGAACTCAGCTTCCCACAGATCTCCTGTAGCAGGATGAATAGCCAAACCATCCGGGTTTCGGAACCCCAGGGCGTATATCTCGGGTTTGGCATTTGCCTTTCCAACAAATGGATTATCGGCCACCGGCTTGCCCTGTTTGGTAATATGGATGATCTTGCCTGTCGTAGCGCTCAGATCCTGTGCTTTTTGACGAATGTTTTTTTCGCTACGGTCGCCCGAACTAACAAAAATATTGCCCTTTTTATCAAACACTAATCGCGAACCATACTGGCCGCCGCCTTTATGGCGAGGCACAGCTTCAAATATCACCCTAACGTCCTCTAAGCTGGTCTCATCAGCAGATAGCCTGCCTTTCGCAACAGCTAATGCAGCACCGTTTTCACCCGGCTGGGCGTAGGTCCAATAAACCATTCGGTTCTTTTTAAAGTTGGGGTCAATGTTCACATCCAGCAAACCACCCTGCCCCTGAAAATGTACTTTAGGGAAGCCTGTGATCGTTTTCACGATCTTACCCGTGGTGGTCAATATTTGCATGGTGCCCGGCTTACCACTGATCAATAAACGTCCATCGGGCAATACGCAAATACCCCAGGGGCCTTTCAGGTTAGTGTTGATCACCTCGTCTTTATAGGCAGTTTTGCTTTTAACGCTACCTATGCGGGTTTGGCCCTTAAAAGCGGGTTTATAGTCGGTATTGGCTTTATTGGTCTCTACAGGGGCGCCTGTCTGAGCCATGCCGGAAATGGTCACTGATGTTAGCGCAATGCCCAAAGCCAGTGGTTTATAAAGTTTTAATAACATAAAATGGTTCGTTGGTCTTAATCTTTTTTTAAGCTGTTGAGATATTTTATACTTTCAGGCACTTGCGTAACGGATGAACTGCTTTCATCCTCAATGTAATAATGTTTCACACCGGCTTTGCGTGCTGCCTTTATCACGGCCGGAATATCAATCTGGCCGGTGCCTAAAATCACATCGTTATCCTTCGGGGTAGTACCCGAAAGGCTGCCACGTTCAACACCTTTCTTTAAATCTTTCATGTGCAGGGCTTTATAGCGGTTACCGTATTTAGCCAGTAATTGCGCCGGGTCCTGCCCCGGCAAAAATGCCCACAGGATATCCAGTTCCATGCTTACATATTTAGGGTCGGTATTTTTCAGCAGGTAGTCGTACAGCGTACCATCCTGATAAGGCTCGAACTCAAAACCATGATTATGATAGATGAAGGTAAGGCCATATTGATCTTTCAGCAGCTTCCCATACTTATTAAAATCAGCAACCGTCTGTTTGGCATTGTCTAAGGTAAAAGCGCCTTTGTGAGGAATACTGGCTACCCTAACAAAGGCTGCGCCCAACGCAACAGCCGTTTTTCCTACTTCATCTGTCTTATTTACCAGGTCTTCATAACTTACCCCGTATGATGAACATTTAATACCCCTTGCATCGCACATTTTACGCAAATCCTCAGGGCTTTGCTTAAACAGGTTTGAAAATTCAATATCAGTTATTCCGTTGTTTTTTATCATATCGAGTGTGCCGGGCACATCTTTGGCAAACTGGTTACGATAGGTGTACGACACGATACCCGGAGCTTCCGGAAATAGCTTTTTCTGGGCTACAGCCTGGCCGCTAACCAGGGCTCCTATTAAACCCAGGCCTAGCAGGGCTTTTTTTAATTGATAGATCATATTTGAAATTGTTATTTAAACAGGCAGTTCATTAAATTTTCGGTTCCCATCCCGGTTCGTAGCTCCGTTTCCATAGCTTTTGCGCCTCTGGATCATTAAGAATATGACCATTTTTCGGATCGAGATGAAGTTCCCGGCCTACGCGCCAGGCAATATTGCTTAGCTGCATCCCAATAATGCTTTTATGTCCAATCTCCACATCGCAATTTGGTTTGCGGTTACTGCGTATCGCATCCAGGAAATCAGCTACGTGCATGCTATCCAAACTCAGGCTAACGCTGGCAGTATTGCGTCCCTGTACCGCTTCTTCTTTAGTTTTCGGGCCAACGTCTTTCACCAGTTTGCCTTTCAGATCAAACACTTTATAAGCATCAGTCCCGGTGCTCAGGCTTCCATTCTCGCCATAAAAAATAATCCCGCGCTCATCACCTTCTATTCTTCGGCCATTCGCACTGCTGCTTTCCCACATAATCATTTTCCTGTCGGGATATTCAAGCGTTACCACCTGCGTATCCGGCGTTTCCCAATTGTCCTTATAGGCATAACGCCCGCCGGATGAAGTTACTTTTACTGGATAATCCACACCTAAGCCCCAGCGGGCTATATCAACCTCGTGTGTACCATTGTTTAGCGCCTCACCGGTTCCCCAATGCCAAAACCAGTGCCAGTTGTAATGGATTAACCCATCCTGATAAGCCAGGCGCGGCGCGGGGCCTTGCCACAGGTCGTAATTTAACTCTGCGGGCGCTGTGCCAGCTTTCAAAAAAGTAGGCTTGCGATCATTCGTGTACCAGGTTTTTGCATAATAAACCCGGCCAATAATTCCTTCATGCAATTGCTGTATGCCCTCGGTCAGTATCGGGGCCGAACGGCGCTGCGCCCCCATTTGCACTACCCGCTTGTATTTTCGGGCAGCAGCAACGGCCAGTTCGCCCTCGTGGGGGTTATGGCTTAAAGGCTTTTCTACATAAACATGTTTTCCGGACTGGCAACCCATAATGGTAAGGGGTGTGTGCCAATGGTCGGGCGTGGCAATGTAGATCGCGTCAATATTCTTATCCTGCATCACCTTACGGCAGTCGCCTTCCGTTTTAGGGACGTTTTCCTGACGGTTATCGGCTACAGATTTTAGCGCTTTGGCAAAAACGCGGGTATCAACATCGCAAAGTGTAAGTATCTCGGCACCCTTTTGCCGCGCGAAAGTACTTGCCATGCTGGTGCCACGGCCGTTTAAACCGATGATGGCGACATGGATACGTTCGTTGGCACCAATAATATTGCGGTAGCTTTTTGCACTCATACCAAACAGACTGTTGCCTGCCATAACTCCGGCCGACGTAATAGCTAATTTTTTAATAAAATCTCTTCGTTTTTCCATAACATGGTTAAATTAGGGTTAAAAATTAAAATCCATCATTTTGCGGATATTTATCACCGGTAATGATCCGATCTATTTGATTTTGGGGTATCGGCCGTAGTATATGTTTCTCTTTGATGTTTAGGCCTGCATCAGGGTTATGCAGTTTAACACGTTCTATCAGTTTATTTGTTCTGACCAGGTCCAGCCATCGGGTTTGTTCCCCTGCAAGCTCACGCGATCGCTCATCAAGAATAAAATCCAGTGTTACCTGGGCAGGCAGAATACTCATGGCAGCCAGGTTTCCGTTAGGAAAAGCAGCCCTCTCCCGCACTGCGTTGATGTATTTTGCGGCGTTAAGGTTATCGCTCAGATTAAATGCCGCTTCTGCAGCCAGCAGATAGGTTTCTGCAAGACGGTAAGCGATGATGGGACGTATGGACGGGTCATTGATGCCCGCTCTTTTGGTATCCTGATATTTGAGCATCGTAGGGAACAGTTGCAGGGTGTAGTTCCGTGGAGGAACCAGTAAGTAACGCGATGCATTGATTTTAGCGTTCGTTACGTCAACCCCGGGCATATAGATAGCTGTATCACCTAAGGCGTATTTAGGCACGCCGTTTACCTTCGGTATCTTATCTGCAGAATTAGACAGCCAAACAGATTGAAACGTTTTAAAGTATCGCGTGTCGTTGGTCTTATCTGCAAAACAGGTATCACTCATCCACCTGGTAAGTTGAACACGCGCAAACGGGCGGCCATAGGCCATTGAGCGGACCAGGCCTGGAAAATTCTCATAGCCCATAACGTAGTGGAAATTCAACTCGTTGCTGTTGTTATTATAGGTTAGGTTAGGGGTGTGCTGCACGCTCCAGAGCACTTCCTTGTTGGCTTCATTACCTTCAGCAAACACTGAAGCAAAATCGGGGAGCAGCCCCAAACCTAAACTGCCGCTGGCGTCAATAAGGGCTTTGGCTGTATTGTAGGCATTTTGAAAATCATCGGGCAGTTTAGCCGAAGAATAAGCCCTGGTCAGGTATACTTTAGCCAGCAAATGGTGTGCTGCGGCAGCGGTTGCTTTGCCGGGTAAAACGCCATTTTGTACCGGACTTGCAGGTAGGTCGGCAATAGCATCCTTCAGATCTTTAACAATAAAATTATATACATCCGCAATCGGTGCCCGGCCTGCGCTTGTGCTTGGTTCGCTGATAAAGTGTTCGTTGAGTGTAACCGGCCCCCAGAAACGTACCAGAATAAAGTAGAAGTTGGCCCGCAGAAACTTGGCTTCTGCAACGGTTCGTTTCACTGTAGCGGCATCCAAGCCTTTCACTGTTGATCCGTTGTCGATAACGCCGTTGCAATTATTGATAAAAGTATAACAGGTGTTCCAAACATTTGTTACCCAGCTGCTGCTGGCATCAAAACTGGTAGAATAAATATTAAAATCAATGTTACCGCCACCGCCAGACTTAAATTCATCAGTTCCGGGTACGGTCATGGTCATAAAATTTTCGTTGCCCCAGATGTTGCGATTGCCGGCGTAAGCCGCGTCGAGACCTGACCGGAATCCCTGAGCTGTGCTAAAGTATTGCGGGGTGAGTGAAGAATGTGGCTCTTCTATTAATTGCTTTTTGCAACTCATGCTCACCAACATCATGATGGAAACTGCAATAAGTTTATTTATGATAGATTTCATACTGTTAAAAATTAAAATGAAACATTCAATCCAAATAGAACCGACTTGTTCGGCGGCGTATCCAGGCCAAGTGTACCAGCCGATTCGGGATCGGCGCCATGGAACCGGTCATGTAATGGCGAGAAAAGAATTATTGCATCATTAAGGGTGGCATAGAACCGCAGGGATTTTGCCGTTATTTTGTTGCTGATCCGTTGTGGAAGGGTGTAACCTAAGCTGATTGTGCGGATTTTGAGATAGGTAGCACTATAATAGCCCAGCAAATCGCCATAGGTTGGTGTGTTGGAGCCAAAAATGGGCTTCGGATAGGTGTTTTCCTGATTGAACGGTGTCCAGTAGTTAACATTTAAATTGTTCGTCTTGCCGGTCATCGCATTGACGTTGCTGCCCGGCTGGAGCCAGTAAGCTATTTGCGTACCGCCTACACGGTAAGTACCAACTACTGTCAGATCAAGTCCACGGTAGTTGAACCTGTTCGTAAACCCACCTAAAAACTTGGGCTGGCGGTTACCTACAATGGTGCGGTCATTTGAATTGATCACCCCATCGCCATTAAAGTCAGCAACTTTTATACTTCCGATTACCGAACCTACTCCGGTCATCGTTAGGTTATATTTTTTGGCTAGGGCTGAATCTGCTGCGGTATTTTGCCATATACCCAGCCTCACATAGTTGTAAAGCGAGTTGATCGGGGCACCTACAAAACGGTTATTGCCAATGTCCTTTGTTACACCATTTTGCAGCGCCAGGATCTTATTACGGTTAAAGGTGATGTTAAAATTGGTTGTCCAACCGAAATCTTTCCGGTCGGTTGCCTTGATGTTAACGGAGTTAACATTAATTTCCAGCCCACGATTTTCGGTTTTTCCCACATTGGCCAGAAACTGCGAAGTATAGCCTGTGGTAATGGGTAAATTCTGCGGCAGGATCAGGTCACTTGTACGTTGCCGGTAAACATCTACGTTACCAGAAATCCGGTTATTCAACAGCCCGAAATCCAAACCCAGATTAAGGGTTGCGGTGTATTCCCAGCCAAGCTTTGGATTGGGTACATTATTGGGATAAGTGCCGGTTACATTGGTACCCCCGTAATTGTAATTGATAGATGCCAGGCCTCCGAGTGTTTGATAAGGGTTTACCGCGGCATTGCCTACGATTCCATAGCCGGCCCTTAATTTCAGACTGGATATCTGCCGGATACTTTTCATGAATTTTTCTTCTGTGATGTTCCAGCCAATAGCTGCTGAAGGGAACAAATGATATTTATTTCCGGGAGCCAGTGTTGAAGATCCGTCAGACCGCATGGTCAGCGTAGCCAGATACCTGCTCTTGAAATCATAATTGAGGCGGCCCATAAAAGAGACAATAGTAAATTTGGCATAGTTGCCCGAACCATTGAGGTTTGCCCCTAACGAAGGATTGAAATATTGAATATAATCAGCTAAAATATTGTTGTAACCGAAACTCGTTGATGCTTTGTAATCGTTCTGATAACTAAATAGCCCCGTTGCTGTTAAGTGATGCTTTTCTGCAAAAGTATTTTCGTATACCAAAAGATTTTCCAGGGTGTAGTCGTAGAAATCGTAATTGTTGTTTTTCGCAGTAGAAGGCCCGCTTAAATTCTGGTAGGTTGCGCTTCCATAAAATTCACCATAAGTTTCGGGCGTAAGCTCTAGACCACCATTGAAACGGTACCGTAAATGGGGCGTTAACTGTGCCTCGACATAAGCGGTGGTAAAAGTATGGTACCTGGAACGTTTCTGAACAACCGAGCCCGGCACGAGATTAGCAAGGGGATTGTAGATTAACGAGCCACCGCCCGGAAATGGAATCAGGTTGCCATCGGCATCGTAAGGAACGGTAAGCGGACTGGAGGTCAGCGCTTGTCCTACCGGATTGATGCTCTCCCCGTTGATCTTGCTGACCGTATTCAGTGAACTTATTCCGACTTTAAATATTTTACCCAACTGCTGATCTACACTCACCTTAAATGTATAACGTTGAAATGACTGTCCCGGAAAAACGCCGGTCTCGTCAAAAAAACCGGCAGAGATGGCGTATTTGGTCATTTCTGTACCACCGGAAACACCGAGTTGATGATTGGTTTTCAGGCCATTTTTAAAGATCAGGTCCTGCCAGTCTGTAGCAGTTCCGTTTTTTATTCCGGCCAGTTCAGCAGGCAGAAAAGTAACGCCATCTGTGTAGAACCTGGGATCATCAATACCGCTGTAAGGGTGGGCCGCACCAATTGTATTCGGATTGTTTGCGTTATAAACCCCCCATTTTTTGTAGGTCTCATAGGTTTTCGGATCCATAACGTCATAATGGCCCAATGCTTTTACCTGGCCTGCATATCCGCTGTAGGTGATGGACGGAGCACCTGTTTTACCTCTCCTGGTATTGATCAATATCACACCGTTTGCGCCCCTTGAGCCGTAAATGGCGGTGGCAGAGGCATCTTTCAATATTTGTACTGAAACGACATCGTCCTGGTTGAGGTCGTTGATGTAGGTGCCGTTAAAAGGTATACCATCTACTACATATAAGACGTCATTTGTTGCACCGTCAGCTAAAGAACGCTGTCCCCTGATCGCGATGGCCGGTTTTGCACCGGGGTGGCTGTTACCACCTGCTTTTTGGATGTCAAGGCCAGGTGCCTGGCTTTGAAGAGCGCTAACTAAATTGCTCACAGGCACGCTTCTCAATGCCTCTTCATTTACCGAGGCAATGGAGCCCGTCACATCGGCTTTTTTCTGGGAACCATAACCCACTACCATCACCTCATTCATTGCAGAAACCTTTTCCTTTAAGGTCACATCTATTTGAGTTCGGTTATTAACGGTTACTTCCAAAGTTTCATACCCTACGGCCGAGAAAATGAGGGTTTGGTTGCCGTCTGGTAATTTTAAAGTATACCCACCACTGGAATCACTGTTGGTACCGTTGGTGGTACCCTTAACCCTTACCGTAATTTGCGGGAGGGTTTCACCTTTGGAATCCCTGATGGTACCTTTTACCACAATACTGCCAAGCGCTGTATAGACTACAGGGGGCTTTCTCTTAATAACAACTGTTTTCTCATAAATGGTATAGGTAAGTGGTTGGTCAGCAAAACATTTATCGAGAAAATCTTTCAGTTCTGCTTTTTTCACTGAAATACTTACCGGGTTGCTTTCGCTAATCATAGCTGAGTTGTACAGAAAAGAATAGCCGGTTTGTTTATGAAGTAATTCAAAAATTCGGGATAAGGGGGTATTATTTGCAGATATGCTTACCTGCTGGGCATAACTTGCCGCGTTAACCTGCAAAATAGCTACCAGTAAAAATGGAATCGTAAGTTTCACTATCAGACCAATTTTTGATAACATACAGGGTTCAGTCCTGCATGAAAATGCGTGGAAAAATTTATACATTTGGTTAATGGGTTAATTTATAATTGATCGTTTGAAGGATTATTTAAGTTGCTCAAAGCCTGATTGGGCTAAAAACCGGTGGCGCGCCAACGCTTCCGGTTTTTTTATTTCAGCAAATCTTGTCTGGAGGTTGTAGAACTACGGCATAACGGTTATCCTCCTTCCATCAATTTTAAAATGAACGGTACCCGTTAATTCAAGTGTGGTTAATAGTTGCGAAATGTCCTTAAACCTTGGTACGTTACCGCCGAAGTTTTGAGGTTTCAGATTGCCTTTATAAGTGACATCTACATCATACCAGCGCGCCACCTTGCGCATAATGGTTTCGATATTCTCGTCATCAAATTTGAAAAAACCATTTTTCCAGGCTATTACATTTTCTGTATTTACTGCGCGTACGCGGAAATTTGAAGCGCCGTTGTTTAAAACGCCCTGCTGGTTAGGTATCAGCATAGTGCTGCTGCCATCTTTTGTTAGCTTTACCGAGCCCTCGAGCAGGGTTGTTTCGATAACATTCTCATCATTATAAGCCATTACATTAAAATGAGTACCTAAAACCTCTACTTTCATGCCGTTGAGCACTACGCTAAAAGGCTTCTCTTTGTTCTTTGCAACCTCAAAATAAGCCTCACCAGTTAACTCCACTTTCCGTTCTTTGCCCCTGAAGCTGGTAGGATACTTTAATGATGAGCCGGCATTCATCCA from Pedobacter africanus includes:
- a CDS encoding PQQ-dependent sugar dehydrogenase, with product MLLKLYKPLALGIALTSVTISGMAQTGAPVETNKANTDYKPAFKGQTRIGSVKSKTAYKDEVINTNLKGPWGICVLPDGRLLISGKPGTMQILTTTGKIVKTITGFPKVHFQGQGGLLDVNIDPNFKKNRMVYWTYAQPGENGAALAVAKGRLSADETSLEDVRVIFEAVPRHKGGGQYGSRLVFDKKGNIFVSSGDRSEKNIRQKAQDLSATTGKIIHITKQGKPVADNPFVGKANAKPEIYALGFRNPDGLAIHPATGDLWEAEFGPRGGDELNLIKPGGNYGWPVVTYGIEYSGEKVYEGIQQKKGTIQPVYYWDPSISPGCMIFYTGNIAEWKNNILIGGLGGVHIARLVIRNNKVLGEERLLESRQERWRCMAIGKDGNLYAGTDSGKLYKISKR
- a CDS encoding sugar phosphate isomerase/epimerase family protein: MIYQLKKALLGLGLIGALVSGQAVAQKKLFPEAPGIVSYTYRNQFAKDVPGTLDMIKNNGITDIEFSNLFKQSPEDLRKMCDARGIKCSSYGVSYEDLVNKTDEVGKTAVALGAAFVRVASIPHKGAFTLDNAKQTVADFNKYGKLLKDQYGLTFIYHNHGFEFEPYQDGTLYDYLLKNTDPKYVSMELDILWAFLPGQDPAQLLAKYGNRYKALHMKDLKKGVERGSLSGTTPKDNDVILGTGQIDIPAVIKAARKAGVKHYYIEDESSSSVTQVPESIKYLNSLKKD
- a CDS encoding Gfo/Idh/MocA family protein; this translates as MEKRRDFIKKLAITSAGVMAGNSLFGMSAKSYRNIIGANERIHVAIIGLNGRGTSMASTFARQKGAEILTLCDVDTRVFAKALKSVADNRQENVPKTEGDCRKVMQDKNIDAIYIATPDHWHTPLTIMGCQSGKHVYVEKPLSHNPHEGELAVAAARKYKRVVQMGAQRRSAPILTEGIQQLHEGIIGRVYYAKTWYTNDRKPTFLKAGTAPAELNYDLWQGPAPRLAYQDGLIHYNWHWFWHWGTGEALNNGTHEVDIARWGLGVDYPVKVTSSGGRYAYKDNWETPDTQVVTLEYPDRKMIMWESSSANGRRIEGDERGIIFYGENGSLSTGTDAYKVFDLKGKLVKDVGPKTKEEAVQGRNTASVSLSLDSMHVADFLDAIRSNRKPNCDVEIGHKSIIGMQLSNIAWRVGRELHLDPKNGHILNDPEAQKLWKRSYEPGWEPKI
- a CDS encoding RagB/SusD family nutrient uptake outer membrane protein, whose amino-acid sequence is MKSIINKLIAVSIMMLVSMSCKKQLIEEPHSSLTPQYFSTAQGFRSGLDAAYAGNRNIWGNENFMTMTVPGTDEFKSGGGGNIDFNIYSTSFDASSSWVTNVWNTCYTFINNCNGVIDNGSTVKGLDAATVKRTVAEAKFLRANFYFILVRFWGPVTLNEHFISEPSTSAGRAPIADVYNFIVKDLKDAIADLPASPVQNGVLPGKATAAAAHHLLAKVYLTRAYSSAKLPDDFQNAYNTAKALIDASGSLGLGLLPDFASVFAEGNEANKEVLWSVQHTPNLTYNNNSNELNFHYVMGYENFPGLVRSMAYGRPFARVQLTRWMSDTCFADKTNDTRYFKTFQSVWLSNSADKIPKVNGVPKYALGDTAIYMPGVDVTNAKINASRYLLVPPRNYTLQLFPTMLKYQDTKRAGINDPSIRPIIAYRLAETYLLAAEAAFNLSDNLNAAKYINAVRERAAFPNGNLAAMSILPAQVTLDFILDERSRELAGEQTRWLDLVRTNKLIERVKLHNPDAGLNIKEKHILRPIPQNQIDRIITGDKYPQNDGF